The region GCGTCAGTGCCCGATACCTTCATCGCAAAGAAGCACGGGGCGGAGACGGCGGAGCGGACGATGCGGTGCGCGGGCGAGGTGCTCAGCGGGGGGCGCGACCTCCGCGCGTTTGACGCCGAATGCATCAGGGACGGCATCAACCCGGGCTCGATCGCCGATATCACCATCGCCGGGATTTACGTGGCGCTCGGGGAGGGGTGGCAGTGGGACTGCTAACCGAGGGGATCAACGAGGTGATCGCGACCACCGACTGCAACGCCGCGCCGATGGGGATCATCAACCGGAGCGGCTCCCTGCACATGGTCCTCTTCCGAGGGAGCCATACCGCCCGGAACATCGCCCGGGACCGCTGGGTGGTGGCGAACTTCGTCTTCGACCCGGTGCTCTACGTCCGAACCGCTTTTGACGACCTGCCGGAGGAGGATTTCGTCAGGGAGGAGATCGACGGGATGGTTGTCAGCCGCCTCCGCGACGTGGAGGCCTGGGCCGCGTTCGCCGCAGACGTGGAGCGCTCGAGCGACGAAGCGATCATCTTCAGGCTTGTTCCCCTAAAAGAAGAGGTGCTCGGGCTCCGGCTCCACCCGGTGAACCGGGGTTTCTACAGCGTCATAGACGCAACGGTCCACGCCACCCGCTACGTCAGGAACCATGACCCGTGGCTTGGGCGGCTGATCGAGCACCATGCCGGCCTGGCCCGGAAGTGCGGCGGCGCCCGGGAGTGGGAGGCGCTCGACCTCCTCCGGCAGTATATGGGCGACCTGCCTGCAGAATGAGGTTTTTGTGCCGGCTCCCTGCTCAAGCCCGAGGAGAGCGTGGCGTATCTTCTATTTCATGATATTTTTTCTATAATAATCAATATATACGATAACCTACCACGAAGGGCTCCCAGAGGGAGGTACCTGATAATGGCGCACATCTTTGATACGTTAAAGAACGACGGCAGGTTCAGCCGACTCATCGATATTATCCAGACCCTCGGCGAGGAGGAGACGTTCCGGGGCGAGGGGCCGATGACGTTCTTTGCCCCGGTCGACTCGGCATGGGATGCGATACCCGAGCCGAACCGGTCGATGATCCTCAACGACAAGCAGATGCTCTCGCATCTCGTCGACTTCTTCACCATCGGCGGGCATAAGTGCACGCTCGATGTGCTGCTCACCCGAAACGTCGTGCAGACCGTCGAAGGAAATATCATCGCGGTCAGGAAGACCGAGAAGGGAACGCAGGTGGACGAGGCCGTAGTTCTTGAAGGGAACCTCGAAGCGGACAACGGTATCATCCATGTCCTTGACAGCGTTCCTTTTGCGACGCTCTCGCAGGCCTTCGAGGCATATGCGGCTGCCGGTGAGTAACCGATCCGGAATCCTTTTTTTCACCCGGCCGGAGACAGCGTATAATCCCCGCATTATCCCCGAAGCCGGCCTTTTGCCCCCGGTCACCGCCTCTCCGCGAGCCCTGTATGTATGGACGTAATATTATATATCAGGCGAAATGATCTGACCGGCATTCATCTGGAGGACTATCTATGAAGAATATCTTTGAGACTGCCCAAGCAGACGGCCGGCTGAGCATCTCCGTCAGGCTGGTGGAGGCGGGAGGGGTGGCGGAGACCCTCCGGGGAGATGGGCCGTATACGGCTTTTATCCCGACGAATGAGGCGTTTTCCGGGATCCCGGAGGAGATGCTGGAGGCCATCGTGAAAAACCGGGAGAGGCTTGCAGGTATGATCATGTACCACGTGGTCCGGGGCAAACTCACCACGCTGGAACTGACGCAGATGGAGGCCATCAGGACCCTGCAGGAGGATCACTTGAATATCTCGTCCTCACCCGAAGGAATACGGCTCAACGACGCCGTCATCATCCAGTCCGACATCGAGTGCACGAACGGCATGTATCACATCATCGACAGCGTGCTCATACCCCGTGCGGTCGAGGCACGGGTGGGGAGAACAGTCTAGCCCAGGGAGGCGGGCATATGCCGGACCAAGAGAACCGATAACTACACGTAATTTTATATACTCTCGCTCCTCCATCGGGAGGCGGAGATGGGTTCCCATGAAGAGCATCCTTGCGACTCTGCAGGAATCGGGATCGTTCGTCACGTTTCTGGACCTCATACGGGCGGCCGGCATGGAAGAGCGGTTGAGGGCTGAAGGCCCTTATACGCTCTTCGTCCCTGACGACGACGCTTTCCTGGCAGTATCCCAATCGGAACTCGACGCACTCCGGCAGGACGCCGACAGGCTCGCTGAAGTTCTGAATTATCATATCGTCCCCGGAGTGCACTCTGCAATAGACCTCCTGGGGATACGAGCCCTGCGGTCGCTCCAAGGGGAAGACCTGACCGTGGATATCGCGCCGGAGGGTGTGCTGGTCAACAACGTGCCGATTGTGGAGTCCGATGCGTGGTGCACCAACGGGATCTGCCATGCGATCTACACGCTGCTCCTGCCCCCAAGGGTTAGGGCGGCTGCCGTATAACCCGGACGGGGGGAGGCCGGCCGTCCGATGAGTATCCGGGGGAACGTATAAATAATCCGGTATATGAGTGGTGCGCGAGGAGAGAGTGACATGAAGAACATCGTCGAAACCCTAGAGGACTCCGGGGACTTCACCGTCTTCCTCGAGCTGATACGGATCGCCGGCATGGAGCCGATGCTCCGCGAGAGAGGGCCGTTCACGGTCTTCGTCCCGACGGATGAGGCGTTTTCGAGGGTCCCGAAGGAGCGGATGGACGAGATCCGGGGGGACCCGGAGAAGGCCGTCCTCATCATGAGTTATCACGTCGTGCCGGGGCGCCTGACCTCGGAGGACCTCCGGAGTGCGGCCGCCGTCGAGTCGAGCCTCGGGACCGAGCTCGTCATTCGGTCTTCTGATCGGGGTATCACCGTCAACGGCGTCCCCATCGTCGAGGCCGACGCGTTCTGCACCAATGGGATCTGCCATGCCATCGGTTCGGCGCTTGTGCCCCCGTCGATAGATATCGTTACCCCTTGACCGAAGCGGGTCGGAGTTACTATCCTGCCGGCGGGCGGAACCGCCCGTCCCGGCGGGCGATCCCGACTGCCCGGAGAGCGCTCTTCTCTTTATCCTTGATCTCGAGCATGATGTCCATATCCGTCGGTGCGGTCGCGGCGAGGAATTCCCTGAAGCGGGCGCCGTCCAAGTTCTCTGCATGGCTGCCCTTCCGCCCGCCGGGCAGCTGGGTGCTGTAATCGGTCATCAGGATACCGTCTTCCGGCCGCCAGGTCGCAGCGCAGAGGTCGACCGCCTCTGCCACCCCCTCGCCCGAGGGGTTGACCTCGTGATGGAACGCATCGAAGAGCAGCGGGATGCCGGTCTCTTCATGGATGCGGAGGCAGTCGGCGAGGGTGTAGCGCGAATCGTCGTTCTCGACGACCAACCGGCGGAGGATGCTCTCGTCGAGACGGGAGTACTCGCTGCAGAACCGCTCTATGCTCGCCTCCCGGTCCCCGTATACGCCGCCGACGTGGATCTGAATCTTCGCGGTCCGGTCGAGATGCATGGCGTCGAGGACCGCGGCGTGATAGCGGAGCTCCGCTATGCTCCGTTCGAGGATGCCCGGATCTTTCGCGTTGATGAGGACGAACTGGTCCGGATGCATGGAGATCCGCATCCCGTGCTCCCCGATGAACCGGCCGATGTCCCGGAGCGTTCCGGCGAAGGTCTCCTGCCATGCGGCGGTGCAGACCGGGTGCGACGCGAACGGGATGAGGTCCGAGGTGATCCGGAAGAAGAGGATGCACGCTCCGAGGTTGAAGCGGAGGATCTCCTGAAGGCACCGGAGGTTCTCCCGGACGGTCTCTTCCAGCCGTTCGTCGGAGTAGGAGGCCAGTCTGAAAGTGCGGCCCGAGGAGCAGCCGATGCTTCGGTTGATGCACGGGTAGCCGATCTTCATCTCTTCCTCGAAGGTGGTCTCGCCCCGGTATCAACCTGCCTGATCACACCGTGCGGCCCCTGCCCTCCTCACCGGCAGGTATACCTCCCTTCGCTCTCGGCGATGAACCCTTCCTTCTCCAAGTCCCCGAGGATCCTCCTCACCCGCTCGGCGTCTTCGGAGACCCGGGTAACCACCTCATCTTCGGTAACGGCCCCTTCCTCAAGGACCAGCGCGAGAATTTTTCCCCTGACCTGCCGGTCCGACCCCTCGAACCGGCTCTGCTTGGTATAGGATGCGCTCCGCCGGTTCGGGTTTGCCGTCCGCTTCTTCAACACCGTACCGTAATCCATCAACGCGCTGTACCACTCCCGCGGGTTTCCACGGTCGAGCGCCTGCTCGACGAGCGGGAGGATCTCGTCGTCTCTGACATCCTCCCGGTCCTGGAAGAAGAAGTGGATGAAGGTCCGCCGGATGTTCGTCTCGATATAGACGACCGGCATGTTGAACGCGTAGGCGCAGATGGCCGCCGCGGTCGCCTTTCCGATGCCGGGGAGGGTTGCAAGCGCCTCGACATCGGCCGGGAGGTTGCCGCCGTAGTCGTCCGCCACCCGCCGGGCGGTCTTCTGGAGCGCGATTGCCCGGCGGTTGTAGCCCATGCCCTGCCACGCGAGGAGGACCTCGCTCTGGGGTGCGTCGGCAAGGCTCTCGAAGTCCGGGAACCGTTCAAGAAACTCCGGATACCGCACGGCGACCCGCTCGACCTGCGTCTGCTGGAGCATGATCTCGGAGACGAGGATATGGTAGGGGTCGGTGGTCCGCCGCCAGGGGAGGTCGCGGCCGTGCGTGCGGTAGTGGGAGAGGATGAGGTCCCGGAAGAGGCGGATGGCCTCCGGGGTGCTCCCCTGCTCCCGGGTCAGTTCAAGGAGCCGGCGTTCACGCTCGTTCTGGTTGGGGTCGAGGCTGCCGATCACACCGATCATTCGGTCCGACGGGGGAAATAGGTTAGGCCGGATTTGCCGTAATCATCATGAGAAGCCCCTCAGCCCCTGATGCGCCGGGATGGGTTCCTCCTGAAATCTCCGGATGGGTCTGCACAAAACTGGGATGAGCGCTCGAAAACTCAAGTTTCTGCAGGCGGCAACCGGCCGCAGAGCAGAGCCCGATCACCCCTCCCGGGCCCGCATCACCGTGAGCCTGACGCCTGCCGCCCCCTCCAGCCAGTCGAGGTCGAACGTCCTCTCTTCCCCGTGGGTCCGGCAGAACTCCTGAAGGTCGAGCATATGCCGAAGTCCCTCCGCCGCCTTCTCGTTCTGCACAAGATCGAGCGGCGGCTCCAGCAGCGGCCGGGGCAGAAAGACCACGCACTTCGCCCGGCTCCGGGTCAGCGACACGTTCAGGCGGTTCTGGCTGTAGATGAATTCGGCCTCCGAAAGAGCGGTCTCGACATCGCTTATCCCGTAACTGACGATGACCGCCCAGGCCTCCTGCCCCTGCATCTTATCGACGGTGTCCACGAACGGCGGGTACGCCCAGGCCCGCACCCCGGCTAGGTGGTTTCGGATAGCGCCGATCTGGGCGTGGTGCGGGCTGACGACGAAGAGCCCTTGCCGCCAGAAGAGGTAGTCCCCATCCTCCGTCGCCGGATACGGCTCCCCCGACAGAGGGTCGATGAGCCTCTCCCGGAGCGTTCGGGTAAGCCGGGCGACCAAGGCGGCCTCGATCCGGTTCTCGACCGTCGTCCGGACGTTCTCAAGGACGCAGAGCACCAGAGGATGCGCCGGATCGAGGATCCACTCGATGCACTCCCGTTCGGGCGAATCCGGGGGAGGTGACGGGGCAAGGATGATCCGCTGCTCCCCGATGGCGTCGGTCGCGGGAGCGTAGCCGGGGCCGTAGAGCGTCTCCGCCGGGAACCGGGAGAGGGTGCGGTTCATCCGCCAGTTCTCCTGAAGCTGGCAGGTATAGGCGGGGCGCTTTGGGTCGTCACGGTGCCGGAGGTAGGCGAAGATGGAGTCCTCAAGCCCCGGAAGACCGTCCTCCGGCACCGGGTACTCTCCCTGGACGACCGGGGGGAGCTGCAGGTCGTCGCCCGCGAGGATGAGCCTTCCTCCGTCGGCAAGCACGGAGATCGCCATCGCGAGTTCCGCCGGCCGCATCTGCGACGCTTCGTCGACGACCAGCACATCAAGGGACGGGAGGAACTTCTCGAGTTTGCCGAAACTGTGCACCGTCCCGCCGAGCAGGAGGGCCGGATAGCCGACAACGGTCTCGGCCCGGTCGTGGGGCAGCACCTCGAGGCTCCGCTCTCCTCCGGGCGTCCGGACGCTCTTCAGTTTGTAAATCGGGAGGGCTGCCGTGAGGCCGAACTCGTCGACCGAGTCCTGAATCTTGACGAGCAGGTTCTCGATGGCAGCGTGGGTGAATGCCGTCACACCCACCCTGATGGGCTCTCCGTGCGCCCGTCTGGCTTTTATCAGGGCGAGGAGGGCCGTGGCAAGGAAATGCGTCTTCCCGGTTCCCGGCGGCCCCCAGATCAGCGTTAAGCGGTTCGTCATCATCCGGTGGAACGCTCTGGCCTGGCTTGGGGTGAACCCGGCATCGAAGGCGAGGCGTTCTGCACCCCGGACGACCTCATCCGGTTCGGCGATCGGGGCGACGAACCCCTGCGGGTCGCGGAGGAGCCGGATGAACGCGTTCCCGGGCTGCCCGTCCAGGGTGAGGAGGCGGTCGACGTAACGCGCCGCGGTGAAGTCGGTGAACCGGGGGTGCAACACCGCGAGGTCGCCCTCGGCGAAGGGGGGGTGCTCCCGACCGTAGGCCACATCGAGGACGAGGCCCTTGACCTGCCCGGCGGTGCGGTCGGCGATCTCATCGAGGACCCTCGCGAAGCAGACCCCGCTCTTCCCGGGGTTCGGGCTGTCCCGATAGCGGAGGTCGTCAAACCCCAGTTGGGCCTCTTCGCCGACGTCCTCGTCAGGCACGAGGAGGTAGCCGAACGCCTTGGACTGCTCGAAGAGCGCAAGGTCCAGAGGATTTTGCACCTTCCAGAAGTTTCCCTCGCTCTTTTTGAGGGGGATGCTGATCCCGTCCCTGACCCGCATCGGCCACGGCCTGCTCCGGAGTTCCTGCACCCGCCGGGCGCCCATGGTCGATTCGTACTGAGTGATGAAGAGAAGGCGCGAGATCTCCGGCGTCGCGACGTCCCACGAACGTGGGAAACGGAAGTTCTCCGGCCACCGCACGAGACTCCCCTTCACCCGCTCGCGGAGTCCGTCAAGAACGCTGCTCGCCGCAAGAAGCCGGCGCGATACCTCGCGGCGGATCCAGTCTACGGCCTCCGGTCTCTTCCCGTGCCATGCCATGACGACGGCGTCGCTCTTGAGCGCGTTGCTCTGCTCGTACCAGAAGAGGGTGCTCGGGTCGAGTCGATACGTAAACCTGGAGGAGGGGATGGCCGCCAGAACCTCGGGCAGGTGGAGGGCGAACGGGACGGGCAGCGCAAGCAGTCGCCGGATCTCCCGGGTAAGAACGACGAGCGGGAACGAGACCGGCGTCGCCGGGTGGCTGGACCCCTGGGCGATGCCGGGGTCTTGGTAGTAAAACCGCAGCCGCAAGGCGTCTTCAGCCGTCTCTGGGTCCTCAAGCGCCTCTTCGAGCAGTTGAGTGAAGAGTTCCTCTTCGTAGGTGTCGTAGACGTAGGTCTGCACCGACTTCTGGTCCGCCCAGTCCCGGCCCTGGTTGTAGTCGTGGACGGCGGCAAGTTCTGCGGTGAGCGCCCGGACAAACTCCCGCCGCACCCCGGTGCAGCCGTCGGGGTCTTCGGCGACATAGACGGCTTCGTGCGAGGGCGTCCCGTAGACTGCTTCGCCCTTGAACCGAGAGAACCCCACGGCGTATATTCGGCTGGAGATCGGGTCCTTCTGGAGAGTCAGGACGATCCCGATGTCCTCGTAGATGGGGAGAGCAAGGGAGGTTTCGGCCTCGCGGACGACCTCTCCGGTGGAGAGCGCCCTGAGGGTCGCCCGGAGGCGGTCGCCCCGGCCGGCAAGCGACCCACAGTCGTCCAGGTAGCGGTCGCTCTCCGGGTCTGCAAGGAACCTCTCTAGGTCCGAGAGGGTGTTGACGGGGTCTCCCGGGCTCCACGGGGCCTCCCTGAGGTAACGCCGCGCCGCGGACGAGAGGCCCGGGATCTGCGAGACCGATGCGCAGGCTTCCGCCTCTCCGCGGCAGTGGGCGTAAAACTCACAGGACTCGCATCGGGACGTGATGTGCCAGGGCACCTCCTCCAGCGGGGCGGCAAGGATGCCCCGGAGGCGATGGCGGAAGAAGTCCTCGATCACCCGTATGTTCAGGTGCAGGCCGAAGGGCTCCGGTTCGTCCTCTCCGTAAAGCCAGATCCCTGCCCGGTCCATGTCGACCGGGAGGTCGATCTTGAGCAGGTTCAGGGCGTGATCGAGGATCATGGCATAGAGGGTTGCCTGAATCCGATGGCTGACGCTGAGTTCCTCGCTCGCCTTGATGTCGATGACCCGGAGGTGCGGCTCTCCGTCGCTCCCCTCACAGAGCCTGATCAGGTCGGGGCGGCAGGGGGAGAACCGATGCACCCCCGGGTCGAGGCCGTAGTTGCGCAGGAAATGGACCGAGACTGGGATGGTCGACTGGTAGATTGCCTCCCCCGGGGAGAGTTGGGGAAGGAGGTTAAAGCTCTCCTCGATGGAGAACGACCGGCCGGAGATGGGCCCTGTCCCGTCAGGGAGCAGCACCCGCCCTGTCAGTTTCGTGCGGACGACCTCTTCCTCCCACCTGATGCCCGCATCGAGGAGGGCTTGCGTCGTCGGACTCCTGTCCGGAGGGACCGCCGGGATGCCGGCTTTCCCGCGCTCCTGCTCCGGGGTCGCGTGGTAGCGGAGGTAGCGCTCGCAGTCGTGGTAGAAGAACCAGCCGATGAGCGACGGACTGAGGTTGAAG is a window of Methanoculleus sp. 7T DNA encoding:
- a CDS encoding fasciclin domain-containing protein → MKSILATLQESGSFVTFLDLIRAAGMEERLRAEGPYTLFVPDDDAFLAVSQSELDALRQDADRLAEVLNYHIVPGVHSAIDLLGIRALRSLQGEDLTVDIAPEGVLVNNVPIVESDAWCTNGICHAIYTLLLPPRVRAAAV
- a CDS encoding DUF447 domain-containing protein encodes the protein MGLLTEGINEVIATTDCNAAPMGIINRSGSLHMVLFRGSHTARNIARDRWVVANFVFDPVLYVRTAFDDLPEEDFVREEIDGMVVSRLRDVEAWAAFAADVERSSDEAIIFRLVPLKEEVLGLRLHPVNRGFYSVIDATVHATRYVRNHDPWLGRLIEHHAGLARKCGGAREWEALDLLRQYMGDLPAE
- a CDS encoding bifunctional RecB family nuclease/DEAD/DEAH box helicase; its protein translation is MPRFNLSPSLIGWFFYHDCERYLRYHATPEQERGKAGIPAVPPDRSPTTQALLDAGIRWEEEVVRTKLTGRVLLPDGTGPISGRSFSIEESFNLLPQLSPGEAIYQSTIPVSVHFLRNYGLDPGVHRFSPCRPDLIRLCEGSDGEPHLRVIDIKASEELSVSHRIQATLYAMILDHALNLLKIDLPVDMDRAGIWLYGEDEPEPFGLHLNIRVIEDFFRHRLRGILAAPLEEVPWHITSRCESCEFYAHCRGEAEACASVSQIPGLSSAARRYLREAPWSPGDPVNTLSDLERFLADPESDRYLDDCGSLAGRGDRLRATLRALSTGEVVREAETSLALPIYEDIGIVLTLQKDPISSRIYAVGFSRFKGEAVYGTPSHEAVYVAEDPDGCTGVRREFVRALTAELAAVHDYNQGRDWADQKSVQTYVYDTYEEELFTQLLEEALEDPETAEDALRLRFYYQDPGIAQGSSHPATPVSFPLVVLTREIRRLLALPVPFALHLPEVLAAIPSSRFTYRLDPSTLFWYEQSNALKSDAVVMAWHGKRPEAVDWIRREVSRRLLAASSVLDGLRERVKGSLVRWPENFRFPRSWDVATPEISRLLFITQYESTMGARRVQELRSRPWPMRVRDGISIPLKKSEGNFWKVQNPLDLALFEQSKAFGYLLVPDEDVGEEAQLGFDDLRYRDSPNPGKSGVCFARVLDEIADRTAGQVKGLVLDVAYGREHPPFAEGDLAVLHPRFTDFTAARYVDRLLTLDGQPGNAFIRLLRDPQGFVAPIAEPDEVVRGAERLAFDAGFTPSQARAFHRMMTNRLTLIWGPPGTGKTHFLATALLALIKARRAHGEPIRVGVTAFTHAAIENLLVKIQDSVDEFGLTAALPIYKLKSVRTPGGERSLEVLPHDRAETVVGYPALLLGGTVHSFGKLEKFLPSLDVLVVDEASQMRPAELAMAISVLADGGRLILAGDDLQLPPVVQGEYPVPEDGLPGLEDSIFAYLRHRDDPKRPAYTCQLQENWRMNRTLSRFPAETLYGPGYAPATDAIGEQRIILAPSPPPDSPERECIEWILDPAHPLVLCVLENVRTTVENRIEAALVARLTRTLRERLIDPLSGEPYPATEDGDYLFWRQGLFVVSPHHAQIGAIRNHLAGVRAWAYPPFVDTVDKMQGQEAWAVIVSYGISDVETALSEAEFIYSQNRLNVSLTRSRAKCVVFLPRPLLEPPLDLVQNEKAAEGLRHMLDLQEFCRTHGEERTFDLDWLEGAAGVRLTVMRAREG
- a CDS encoding fasciclin domain-containing protein, producing MKNIFETAQADGRLSISVRLVEAGGVAETLRGDGPYTAFIPTNEAFSGIPEEMLEAIVKNRERLAGMIMYHVVRGKLTTLELTQMEAIRTLQEDHLNISSSPEGIRLNDAVIIQSDIECTNGMYHIIDSVLIPRAVEARVGRTV
- a CDS encoding HhH-GPD family protein yields the protein MIGVIGSLDPNQNERERRLLELTREQGSTPEAIRLFRDLILSHYRTHGRDLPWRRTTDPYHILVSEIMLQQTQVERVAVRYPEFLERFPDFESLADAPQSEVLLAWQGMGYNRRAIALQKTARRVADDYGGNLPADVEALATLPGIGKATAAAICAYAFNMPVVYIETNIRRTFIHFFFQDREDVRDDEILPLVEQALDRGNPREWYSALMDYGTVLKKRTANPNRRSASYTKQSRFEGSDRQVRGKILALVLEEGAVTEDEVVTRVSEDAERVRRILGDLEKEGFIAESEGRYTCR
- a CDS encoding fasciclin domain-containing protein gives rise to the protein MAHIFDTLKNDGRFSRLIDIIQTLGEEETFRGEGPMTFFAPVDSAWDAIPEPNRSMILNDKQMLSHLVDFFTIGGHKCTLDVLLTRNVVQTVEGNIIAVRKTEKGTQVDEAVVLEGNLEADNGIIHVLDSVPFATLSQAFEAYAAAGE
- a CDS encoding fasciclin domain-containing protein — encoded protein: MKNIVETLEDSGDFTVFLELIRIAGMEPMLRERGPFTVFVPTDEAFSRVPKERMDEIRGDPEKAVLIMSYHVVPGRLTSEDLRSAAAVESSLGTELVIRSSDRGITVNGVPIVEADAFCTNGICHAIGSALVPPSIDIVTP
- the uvsE gene encoding UV DNA damage repair endonuclease UvsE, with translation MKIGYPCINRSIGCSSGRTFRLASYSDERLEETVRENLRCLQEILRFNLGACILFFRITSDLIPFASHPVCTAAWQETFAGTLRDIGRFIGEHGMRISMHPDQFVLINAKDPGILERSIAELRYHAAVLDAMHLDRTAKIQIHVGGVYGDREASIERFCSEYSRLDESILRRLVVENDDSRYTLADCLRIHEETGIPLLFDAFHHEVNPSGEGVAEAVDLCAATWRPEDGILMTDYSTQLPGGRKGSHAENLDGARFREFLAATAPTDMDIMLEIKDKEKSALRAVGIARRDGRFRPPAG